One region of Mucilaginibacter gotjawali genomic DNA includes:
- a CDS encoding acetyl-CoA C-acyltransferase — protein MNAYIVAASRSAIGKATRGGFRFTRPDTLAADVIKHLLSTVPNVDKEQIEDVIVGNATPEAEQGLNVARLISLMALDTDKVPGMTVNRYCASGLETIAIASAKIHSGIADCIIAGGVESMSLLPMGGWRIVPNADVALAHPDYYWGMGLTAEAVAKEYNIGREEQDQFAFNSHQKAISAIKEGKFKDEIVPVNITEIYIDEAGKKKKREFKVDTDEGPRADTSLDALAKLKPVFNAKGVVTAGNSSQTSDGAAFVMVVSEKFLKQNNLRPIARLVNYAVAGVPPRIMGIGPLEAIPKVLKAAGLKQQDMDLIELNEAFASQSLAVIKGLELNPEIINVNGGAISLGHPLGCTGAKLSVQLFNELKRRDKKYGMVTMCVGTGQGAAGIFELL, from the coding sequence ATGAACGCATATATTGTTGCAGCCAGCCGCAGTGCTATCGGTAAAGCCACCCGTGGTGGTTTCAGGTTTACCCGGCCGGATACGCTTGCTGCCGACGTCATCAAACACCTTTTATCCACCGTACCCAATGTGGATAAGGAGCAGATAGAGGATGTAATTGTAGGCAACGCGACACCCGAAGCTGAACAGGGGCTTAATGTGGCAAGGTTGATCTCTTTAATGGCTTTGGATACCGATAAAGTTCCGGGGATGACCGTTAACCGGTATTGTGCCTCGGGTTTGGAAACTATAGCCATAGCGTCCGCTAAAATTCATAGCGGTATTGCCGATTGCATTATTGCCGGCGGTGTGGAAAGCATGAGCCTGCTGCCCATGGGCGGCTGGCGGATAGTACCCAATGCTGACGTTGCCCTGGCACACCCTGATTATTACTGGGGCATGGGCCTCACTGCTGAAGCGGTGGCAAAAGAATACAATATCGGCCGCGAAGAGCAGGATCAGTTTGCATTCAATTCGCACCAAAAAGCCATCAGCGCTATAAAGGAAGGAAAATTTAAGGATGAAATTGTGCCGGTGAACATTACCGAAATTTATATAGATGAAGCCGGAAAAAAGAAAAAAAGAGAGTTTAAGGTAGATACTGATGAAGGCCCGCGTGCCGATACTTCGCTGGACGCTTTAGCCAAACTGAAGCCTGTGTTTAATGCCAAAGGAGTGGTTACAGCCGGAAATTCATCCCAAACAAGCGATGGTGCCGCTTTTGTAATGGTGGTTAGCGAAAAGTTTTTAAAACAAAACAACCTGAGGCCCATAGCGCGGCTGGTGAATTACGCCGTTGCCGGCGTGCCCCCGCGCATAATGGGTATCGGCCCGCTGGAAGCCATTCCAAAAGTATTGAAAGCTGCAGGACTGAAGCAACAGGACATGGATTTGATCGAGCTGAACGAAGCATTTGCTTCCCAGTCGCTTGCGGTAATAAAAGGACTGGAACTCAACCCTGAAATCATTAATGTTAACGGCGGAGCGATTTCATTGGGCCACCCGCTGGGATGCACCGGGGCGAAGCTCTCGGTCCAGCTTTTTAATGAGCTGAAACGACGGGATAAAAAATACGGCATGGTAACCATGTGCGTTGGCACAGGCCAGGGCGCCGCAGGAATTTTTGAACTATTATAA